A single region of the Nocardioides ochotonae genome encodes:
- a CDS encoding oxidoreductase produces the protein MSAPDVFAPATLGPVTLRNRTVKAATFEGRSPHGQVTDELIDYHLAPARGGIGLTTVAYLAVAPEGRTHHEQIVVGPDTLAGLSRLTDAVHETGAAIAGQVGHAGPVANGRSNRVHAIAASAMPSPLSMQLVRAASEADLTRVTGAYVTAARTLVRAGFDVLELHMAHSYLISSFLAPGLNRRKDRWGGSLENRARLARQVARAVREEVGDEVAVTAKLSLGDGFRGGVTTDIGLEVARLLESDGTLDAMQLSGGSSLMNPMYLFRGDVPLKEFAASMPLPVRLGMRTPVGRSFLKSIPFEEAYFLDKALRFREALSTPLMLLGGINRRDTMQRAMELGFEYVAMGRAVLREPDLVDRLRREEVAQGACIHCNLCMPTIYAAGGTHCPVRSPGGVGLTAAS, from the coding sequence GTGAGTGCTCCCGACGTCTTCGCGCCGGCCACCCTGGGGCCGGTCACCCTCCGCAACCGTACGGTCAAGGCGGCCACCTTCGAGGGCCGTTCGCCGCACGGCCAGGTCACCGACGAGCTGATCGACTACCACCTCGCCCCGGCCCGCGGCGGGATCGGGCTGACCACCGTCGCCTACCTCGCGGTGGCCCCCGAGGGCCGCACCCACCACGAGCAGATCGTGGTCGGCCCCGACACGCTGGCCGGCCTGAGCCGGCTCACGGACGCCGTCCACGAGACCGGCGCGGCGATCGCCGGGCAGGTCGGGCACGCGGGACCGGTGGCCAACGGGCGCTCCAACCGGGTGCACGCGATCGCGGCCAGCGCGATGCCCAGCCCGCTGTCGATGCAGCTGGTGCGGGCAGCGAGCGAGGCCGACCTGACCCGTGTCACCGGGGCCTACGTCACCGCCGCCCGGACGCTGGTGCGGGCCGGGTTCGACGTGCTCGAGCTGCACATGGCGCACAGCTACCTGATCTCCTCCTTCCTCGCACCCGGGCTGAACCGGCGCAAGGACCGCTGGGGCGGCAGCCTGGAGAACCGTGCCCGGCTGGCCCGCCAGGTCGCCCGCGCCGTGCGCGAGGAGGTCGGCGACGAGGTCGCGGTGACCGCCAAGCTGAGCCTCGGCGACGGCTTCCGCGGCGGGGTGACCACCGACATCGGGCTGGAGGTCGCCCGGCTGCTGGAGTCCGACGGCACCCTGGACGCGATGCAGCTCAGCGGCGGCAGCTCGCTGATGAACCCGATGTACCTGTTCCGCGGCGACGTCCCGCTCAAGGAGTTCGCCGCCTCGATGCCGCTGCCGGTGCGCCTCGGCATGCGGACCCCGGTGGGGCGCTCGTTCCTGAAGTCGATCCCGTTCGAGGAGGCCTACTTCCTGGACAAGGCGCTGCGCTTCCGCGAGGCGCTGTCGACCCCGCTGATGCTGCTGGGCGGGATCAACCGGCGCGACACCATGCAGCGGGCGATGGAGCTGGGCTTCGAGTACGTCGCGATGGGCCGCGCCGTGCTGCGCGAGCCCGACCTGGTCGACCGGCTGCGGCGCGAGGAGGTCGCGCAGGGGGCCTGCATCCACTGCAACCTCTGCATGCCCACGATCTACGCCGCCGGCGGCACCCACTGCCCGGTGCGCAGCCCCGGTGGTGTCGGCCTCACAGCTGCTTCTTGA
- a CDS encoding GNAT family N-acetyltransferase, protein MRLTNVAHLRLPFGRLLGYDLGVEPQPRALPVSFDQRRHVGAGDRAGSWMALSFRLPGPRDLADVEAAWRAVLHRHGTLRSVFSPGPDGPLLHAARLGEGRWVEHPIAPGQAVNDALREVLDATCAPYAAPAHRLCLLETADGPTLVVGADHSHVDMWSMLVIARDLLAALDARRRGTEPFAGWPDAAPFAEHTAALRAGPRAPQEVRRRWAEVLEASGGVMPRFPMPLGEGEGPQRERVEVRDVLDVDDAAALGVSAAEAGVSTLGLVVSAMTRVTRILADEPLRAVFPVHSRYEPTWHDSVGWFITNSVLTCDDPHPKAAAAAVKEAVSLGSWPLEDVLAPWGGMPEAPGMFAISWLDLRRLPVRVDAKGLEAQYVGASILTDGVMLWFVLDESGLHLRCRYPDTDEARRNVGRWLDRLVAELRHRARESAGGVLRVAGRRFRVQRAARGDVPALVALLADDPIGATRESGDPVDYEAAYDAVARDPAQFLAVVRDDEDTVVATMQLSIVPGLSRSGATRLQVEGVRVGATARGLGLGTAMLEWAHDHGRARGATLAQLTSDAARTGAHGFYERLGYQASHLGFKKQL, encoded by the coding sequence ATGCGGCTGACGAACGTGGCCCACCTGAGACTCCCGTTCGGACGCCTCCTCGGTTACGACCTCGGCGTCGAACCGCAGCCGCGCGCCCTGCCGGTCTCCTTCGACCAGCGCCGCCACGTCGGCGCCGGCGACCGGGCGGGCTCGTGGATGGCGCTGTCCTTCCGGCTCCCCGGCCCACGCGACCTCGCCGACGTGGAGGCCGCGTGGCGCGCGGTCCTGCACCGCCACGGCACCCTGCGCTCGGTCTTCTCCCCCGGCCCCGACGGACCCCTCCTGCACGCCGCGAGGCTCGGCGAGGGCCGGTGGGTCGAGCACCCGATCGCCCCCGGGCAGGCGGTCAACGACGCGCTGCGCGAGGTGCTGGACGCCACCTGCGCGCCGTACGCCGCCCCGGCGCACCGGCTCTGCCTGCTGGAGACCGCCGACGGCCCGACGCTGGTGGTCGGCGCCGACCACTCCCATGTCGACATGTGGTCGATGCTGGTCATCGCCCGCGACCTGCTCGCCGCGCTCGACGCCCGCCGCCGCGGCACCGAGCCGTTCGCGGGCTGGCCGGACGCCGCTCCCTTCGCCGAGCACACCGCGGCGCTGCGGGCCGGGCCGCGGGCCCCGCAGGAGGTACGCCGGCGCTGGGCCGAGGTGCTCGAGGCCTCCGGCGGCGTGATGCCGCGGTTCCCGATGCCGCTGGGCGAGGGCGAGGGCCCGCAGCGCGAGCGGGTCGAGGTGCGCGACGTCCTCGACGTGGACGACGCGGCCGCGCTCGGGGTGTCCGCCGCCGAGGCCGGCGTCTCCACCCTGGGGCTGGTGGTCTCGGCGATGACCCGAGTGACCCGGATCCTCGCCGACGAGCCGCTGCGCGCCGTCTTCCCCGTGCACAGCCGCTACGAGCCGACCTGGCACGACTCCGTCGGCTGGTTCATCACCAACTCCGTCCTCACCTGCGACGACCCGCACCCCAAGGCCGCCGCGGCGGCGGTGAAGGAGGCGGTCTCGCTCGGGTCGTGGCCGCTGGAGGACGTGCTCGCCCCCTGGGGCGGGATGCCGGAGGCACCCGGCATGTTCGCGATCTCCTGGCTCGACCTGCGCCGACTGCCGGTCCGGGTCGATGCGAAGGGCCTGGAGGCGCAGTACGTCGGGGCCTCGATCCTCACCGACGGCGTGATGCTCTGGTTCGTCCTGGACGAGTCCGGCCTGCACCTGCGCTGCCGCTACCCCGACACCGACGAGGCCCGCCGCAACGTCGGGCGCTGGCTGGACCGTCTCGTCGCCGAGCTGCGCCACCGGGCCCGGGAGTCGGCGGGCGGGGTCCTGCGGGTTGCCGGGCGCCGGTTCCGGGTGCAGCGGGCCGCGCGCGGCGACGTCCCGGCGCTGGTCGCCCTGCTGGCCGACGACCCGATCGGTGCCACCCGCGAGAGCGGCGACCCGGTGGACTACGAGGCGGCGTACGACGCCGTCGCCCGCGACCCCGCGCAGTTCCTCGCGGTGGTGCGCGACGACGAGGACACCGTGGTCGCCACGATGCAGCTGAGCATCGTGCCGGGCCTGTCCCGCTCCGGCGCCACCCGGCTCCAGGTCGAGGGCGTCCGGGTGGGCGCGACGGCGCGCGGGCTCGGCCTGGGCACCGCGATGCTGGAGTGGGCGCACGACCACGGCCGGGCCCGGGGCGCCACCCTGGCCCAGCTGACCAGCGACGCCGCGCGCACCGGCGCGCACGGGTTCTACGAGCGGCTGGGCTACCAGGCCAGCCACCTCGGGTTCAAGAAGCAGCTGTGA
- a CDS encoding alpha/beta fold hydrolase, which translates to MSTFTVPGAALDFELSDEGGEPVVQLHGLTSSRYRDRLLDLDLGIGLSGTRLLRYDARGHGRSTGRAVPEDYRWEVLADDLLRILEEVFPGEAVHGVGPSMGCATLLHAITREPQRFSALTLVVPPTAWETRVAKAGDYLAAAELVERDGMAAFVEVGRAAPRPPATVEAPETVPDVREELLPSLLRGAALSDLPAPEAVARIGVPTTVLAWTEDPAHPLRTAERIASLVAGSELVVAATPAQAGQWPRLLHEQVVAVHR; encoded by the coding sequence TTGTCCACCTTCACCGTCCCCGGCGCCGCACTGGACTTCGAGCTCAGCGACGAGGGCGGCGAGCCCGTGGTCCAGCTGCACGGGCTGACCTCCAGCCGCTACCGCGACCGGTTGCTCGACCTCGACCTCGGGATCGGGCTCAGCGGCACCCGGCTGCTGCGCTACGACGCCCGCGGGCACGGCCGCTCCACGGGGCGAGCAGTGCCCGAGGACTACCGCTGGGAGGTGCTCGCCGACGACCTGCTGCGGATCCTCGAGGAGGTGTTTCCCGGGGAGGCCGTGCACGGCGTCGGCCCCTCGATGGGGTGCGCCACGCTGCTGCACGCGATCACCCGCGAGCCGCAGCGGTTCTCCGCGCTGACCCTGGTGGTGCCGCCGACGGCCTGGGAGACCCGGGTCGCGAAGGCGGGCGACTACCTCGCCGCCGCCGAGCTGGTCGAGCGGGACGGGATGGCGGCGTTCGTCGAGGTCGGCCGGGCCGCGCCGCGGCCGCCCGCCACGGTGGAGGCGCCGGAGACGGTGCCGGACGTGCGCGAGGAGCTGCTGCCGTCGCTGCTGCGGGGCGCCGCGCTCAGCGACCTGCCGGCGCCCGAGGCGGTCGCCCGCATCGGTGTGCCGACGACGGTGCTCGCCTGGACCGAGGACCCGGCGCACCCGCTGCGCACCGCCGAGCGGATCGCCTCGCTGGTGGCCGGCAGCGAGCTGGTCGTGGCCGCCACCCCGGCCCAGGCGGGGCAGTGGCCGCGGCTGCTCCACGAGCAGGTCGTGGCCGTCCACCGTTGA
- a CDS encoding SDR family oxidoreductase yields MSILDRFAVTDQVAIVTGAGRGLGAATAVALAEAGADVLISARTESQLEQVAAAVRATGRRCVVVAADLSDLDAVAGLAQTAYDELGRLDTVVNNVGGTFPRGFLETSERFLDEAFRFNVLTAHALSRAAVPLMLRSAPLGAGAAQQSIVTISSMLGRTAGRGYLAYGTAKAALAHWTRLAATDLAPRVRVNGIFVGSIRTSALDYVAGQPELMEQLEGSTPLGRVGEPEDIAAAVLYLASRAGQYVTGKLLEVDGGIQQPNLDLGLGDLEPAALS; encoded by the coding sequence ATGAGCATCCTGGACAGGTTCGCGGTCACCGATCAGGTCGCGATCGTCACCGGCGCCGGGCGCGGGCTGGGCGCCGCCACGGCCGTGGCCCTCGCCGAGGCCGGCGCCGACGTGCTGATCTCCGCGCGCACCGAGAGCCAGCTGGAGCAGGTCGCCGCGGCGGTGCGCGCCACCGGGCGGCGCTGCGTGGTCGTGGCCGCCGACCTCAGCGACCTCGACGCCGTGGCCGGGCTCGCGCAGACGGCGTACGACGAGCTGGGGCGGCTGGACACGGTCGTCAACAACGTCGGCGGCACGTTCCCGCGCGGCTTCCTCGAGACCAGCGAGCGGTTCCTGGACGAGGCGTTCCGCTTCAACGTCCTCACCGCGCACGCGCTGAGCCGGGCGGCGGTGCCGCTGATGCTGCGCTCGGCGCCCCTTGGGGCGGGCGCGGCCCAGCAGTCGATCGTGACGATCTCCTCGATGCTCGGACGCACGGCCGGGCGCGGCTACCTCGCCTACGGCACCGCGAAGGCCGCGCTGGCGCACTGGACCCGGCTGGCGGCCACCGACCTCGCGCCGCGGGTGCGGGTCAACGGCATCTTCGTGGGCTCGATCCGCACCAGCGCCCTGGACTACGTCGCCGGCCAGCCCGAGCTGATGGAGCAGCTCGAGGGCAGCACGCCGCTGGGCCGGGTCGGGGAGCCCGAGGACATCGCCGCGGCGGTGCTCTACCTCGCCTCGCGCGCGGGGCAGTACGTCACCGGCAAGCTGCTCGAGGTCGACGGCGGCATCCAGCAGCCCAACCTGGATCTGGGACTTGGTGACCTCGAACCCGCCGCTCTCTCCTAG
- a CDS encoding MBL fold metallo-hydrolase — protein MTSSSTPTARAISPDSGTHWSAEGAWRVADGIHRIPLPLPMDGLKAVNVYVVETGDGLTLIDGGWAIPVARELLERCLREVGYGFGDISRFLVTHVHRDHYTMASVLGAETGAQVSLGAGEKPALDLLNDPDLDESPFLAVLRTAGAQDIAEEWGSGNGDRPDLGLWRYPDTWLDGDHDIDLGTRTVRAVHTPGHTPGHFVFADTAAGMLFAGDHVLPTITPSIGFTVPPADQPLGDFMASLAKVRALPDLQLLPAHGPVAPSAHARVDELLVHHEGRLAQSLAALSGGPRTSRQVAAELPWTRHDHHFDTLDAFSRGMAAMETKAHLELLVARGQATATHAPDGILFALSA, from the coding sequence GTGACCTCCTCCTCCACCCCCACCGCCCGCGCGATCTCGCCGGACTCCGGCACCCACTGGTCCGCCGAGGGCGCGTGGCGGGTCGCGGACGGGATCCACCGGATCCCGCTGCCGCTGCCGATGGACGGGCTCAAGGCGGTCAACGTGTACGTCGTCGAGACCGGCGACGGCCTCACGCTCATCGACGGCGGCTGGGCGATCCCGGTGGCCCGCGAGCTGCTCGAGCGGTGCCTGCGCGAGGTGGGCTACGGGTTCGGCGACATCAGCCGGTTCCTGGTGACCCACGTGCACCGCGACCACTACACGATGGCCTCGGTGCTGGGCGCGGAGACCGGTGCACAGGTGTCGCTCGGCGCAGGGGAGAAGCCGGCGCTCGACCTGCTCAACGACCCGGACCTCGACGAGAGCCCGTTCCTCGCCGTGCTCCGCACCGCCGGCGCGCAGGACATCGCCGAGGAGTGGGGCTCCGGCAACGGGGACCGGCCCGACCTCGGCCTGTGGCGCTACCCCGACACCTGGCTGGACGGCGACCACGACATCGACCTCGGCACCCGCACGGTGCGCGCCGTACACACGCCGGGGCACACGCCCGGGCACTTCGTCTTCGCCGACACCGCGGCCGGGATGCTCTTCGCCGGGGACCACGTGCTGCCGACCATCACTCCGTCGATCGGGTTCACGGTGCCCCCGGCGGACCAGCCGCTCGGGGACTTCATGGCTTCCCTCGCCAAGGTCCGTGCCCTGCCGGACCTCCAGCTGCTGCCCGCGCACGGGCCGGTCGCGCCGTCCGCGCACGCCCGCGTCGACGAGCTCCTCGTGCACCACGAGGGCCGCCTGGCCCAGAGCCTCGCCGCACTCTCGGGCGGTCCGCGCACCTCGCGGCAGGTCGCCGCGGAGCTGCCCTGGACCCGCCACGACCACCACTTCGACACCCTCGACGCGTTCAGCCGTGGGATGGCCGCGATGGAGACGAAGGCCCACCTCGAACTGCTCGTCGCCCGCGGCCAGGCCACCGCCACCCACGCCCCCGACGGCATCCTCTTCGCCCTCAGCGCCTGA
- a CDS encoding GNAT family N-acetyltransferase: MEIRTLAFDELDPRTAYAVWRLRQDVFVVEQECPYPDLDGRDLEPGTRHLLLLEEGPGGAGRLIGYLRLLEEGTHARIGRVVLVASVRGRGLADELMHAALREIGERPCVLDAQSPLADWYASFGFRVSGPEFLEDDIPHTPMRRDPTP; the protein is encoded by the coding sequence GTGGAGATCCGCACCTTGGCCTTCGACGAGCTCGACCCGCGCACGGCGTACGCCGTCTGGCGGCTGCGCCAGGACGTCTTCGTCGTCGAGCAGGAGTGCCCCTACCCCGACCTCGACGGCCGCGACCTGGAGCCGGGCACCCGGCACCTGCTGCTGCTCGAGGAGGGCCCGGGCGGGGCCGGCCGGCTGATCGGCTACCTGCGCCTGCTCGAGGAGGGCACCCACGCCCGGATCGGCCGGGTGGTGCTGGTCGCGTCCGTGCGCGGTCGCGGGCTGGCCGACGAGCTGATGCACGCCGCGCTCCGCGAGATCGGGGAGCGCCCCTGTGTGCTGGACGCCCAGTCCCCGCTCGCCGACTGGTACGCGTCGTTCGGCTTCCGCGTCAGCGGCCCGGAGTTCCTCGAGGACGACATCCCGCACACCCCCATGCGCCGCGACCCCACCCCCTGA
- a CDS encoding thiamine ABC transporter substrate-binding protein, protein MVLSTHARSAVLTGLAVLATSVLGGCSLTGSSEDEGASAAERVVLVTHDSFSLPDELVADFEKRTGLDLEVRPSGDAGTLTNKLVLTKDDPIGDVAFGVDNTFASRALGEGVFASYAPELPPGAADHELPGDADDLLTPVDTGAVCLNVDDAWYAERDLAPPRTLEDLTEPAYRDQLVLPGAATSSPGMAFLLTTIARYGEGWADYWRELMANGARLTSGWSEAYQAEFTQGGGEGERPLVLSYDSSPAFTVSGGASTTSALLDTCFEQVEYAGVLAGADNPDGAEQVIDFLLSDEVQAALPESMYVFPVSAQVELPAAWARHAPRPERTWQVDPAEIDENRAAWLREWNDLVAR, encoded by the coding sequence ATGGTGCTGTCCACCCATGCCCGCTCGGCCGTCCTCACGGGACTGGCCGTCCTCGCGACCTCCGTGCTCGGCGGCTGCTCGCTGACCGGGTCCTCCGAGGACGAGGGCGCCTCGGCTGCCGAGCGGGTCGTGCTCGTCACGCACGACTCCTTCTCGCTCCCCGACGAGCTGGTCGCGGACTTCGAGAAGCGCACCGGCCTGGACCTCGAGGTCCGCCCGTCCGGCGACGCCGGGACCCTGACCAACAAGCTCGTGCTGACCAAGGACGACCCGATCGGCGATGTCGCCTTCGGCGTCGACAACACCTTCGCCTCGCGCGCGCTGGGCGAGGGCGTCTTCGCCTCCTACGCCCCCGAGCTGCCGCCGGGGGCCGCCGACCACGAGCTGCCCGGGGACGCCGACGACCTGCTCACCCCCGTCGACACCGGCGCGGTCTGCCTCAACGTCGACGACGCCTGGTACGCCGAGCGCGACCTCGCCCCGCCGCGCACCCTCGAGGACCTCACCGAGCCCGCCTACCGCGACCAGCTGGTGCTGCCCGGGGCGGCGACCAGCTCACCGGGCATGGCCTTCCTGCTCACCACCATCGCGCGCTACGGCGAGGGGTGGGCCGACTACTGGCGCGAGCTGATGGCCAACGGCGCCCGGCTGACCAGCGGCTGGTCGGAGGCCTACCAGGCGGAGTTCACCCAGGGCGGCGGCGAGGGCGAGCGCCCGCTGGTGCTGTCCTACGACTCCTCCCCGGCGTTCACCGTCTCCGGCGGCGCCTCCACCACCAGCGCCCTGCTCGACACCTGCTTCGAGCAGGTCGAGTACGCCGGGGTGCTGGCCGGTGCCGACAACCCCGACGGCGCCGAGCAGGTCATCGACTTCCTGCTCAGCGACGAGGTGCAGGCCGCCCTGCCGGAGAGCATGTACGTCTTCCCGGTCTCCGCGCAGGTCGAGTTGCCCGCCGCGTGGGCCAGGCACGCCCCGCGCCCGGAGCGGACCTGGCAGGTGGACCCGGCGGAGATCGACGAGAACCGCGCCGCCTGGCTGCGGGAGTGGAACGACCTGGTCGCCCGCTGA
- a CDS encoding ABC transporter permease has product MTALRRLLTLAALAVVPVVALGLFFVVPVSGMLARGFVVDGVFDPGAVLEVLSRPRVHRVLWFTAWSAGAATALALVLGLPAAYVLHRLALPLRGVLRAVLLVPFVLPTVVVGVAFTQLLGEDGPLGFLGLAGSPVAIVLGLAFFNVSVVIRVVGGAWESLDPRPGEAAAALGASPRQVLTTVTLPALRPAIVSAASVVFLFCASGFGVVLTLGGLRWASVETEIYLLTTNLLDLQAAAALSILQLVIVTVLLAVSARLRAVPGGTARVVARPRPVRRSDWPWLGATAVLLVYVGAPIATLVAGSLRVEGEWSLGNYRALGTTGSEQALLVPVTDALANSARVAVDATWMALLLGGLVALVVTRRSRGRAERRLRGALDAFFMLPLGVSAVTVGFGLLVTLGRGPVDLRDSPLLVPIAQALVALPLVVRTLAPVLGGIDDRQRQAAAALGAGPLRTLTTVDLPIVWKPLLAAAGFAFAVSLGEFGATSFLARDDRPTVPVVIFRLIGHPGAMNYGMALAASVVLAAVTALVMLAVERLRVGSVGAF; this is encoded by the coding sequence GTGACCGCGCTGAGGAGGCTGCTCACGCTCGCGGCGCTGGCCGTCGTGCCGGTCGTCGCGCTCGGGCTGTTCTTCGTGGTGCCGGTGAGCGGCATGCTGGCGCGGGGCTTCGTCGTGGACGGGGTGTTCGACCCGGGCGCGGTGCTGGAGGTGCTGAGCCGTCCGCGGGTGCACCGGGTGCTGTGGTTCACCGCCTGGTCCGCCGGCGCCGCGACCGCGCTCGCGCTGGTGCTCGGCCTGCCCGCGGCGTACGTGCTCCACCGCCTCGCGCTCCCGCTGCGCGGCGTGCTGCGGGCGGTGCTGCTGGTGCCGTTCGTGCTGCCCACGGTGGTCGTCGGGGTCGCCTTCACCCAGCTGCTCGGCGAGGACGGGCCGCTGGGGTTCCTCGGCCTGGCCGGGAGCCCGGTCGCGATCGTGCTGGGCCTGGCGTTCTTCAACGTCTCGGTGGTGATCCGGGTGGTCGGCGGGGCGTGGGAGTCCCTCGACCCGCGCCCCGGCGAGGCCGCGGCGGCCCTGGGCGCCTCCCCGCGCCAGGTCCTCACCACCGTCACCCTGCCCGCGCTGCGCCCGGCGATCGTGTCGGCGGCGAGCGTGGTGTTCCTGTTCTGCGCCTCCGGGTTCGGGGTGGTGCTGACCCTGGGCGGCCTGCGCTGGGCCAGCGTCGAGACCGAGATCTACCTGCTCACCACCAACCTGCTCGACCTCCAGGCCGCCGCCGCGCTGTCCATCCTCCAGCTGGTGATCGTGACCGTGCTGCTGGCGGTGTCGGCCCGGCTGCGGGCGGTGCCCGGCGGTACGGCGCGCGTCGTCGCGCGCCCGCGCCCGGTGCGCCGCAGCGACTGGCCGTGGCTCGGCGCCACCGCCGTGCTGCTCGTGTACGTCGGGGCGCCGATCGCCACCCTCGTCGCGGGCTCGCTGCGGGTGGAGGGGGAGTGGAGCCTGGGCAACTACCGGGCGCTGGGCACCACGGGCTCCGAGCAGGCGCTGCTGGTGCCGGTGACCGACGCGCTGGCGAACTCGGCGCGGGTCGCGGTCGACGCCACCTGGATGGCGCTCCTGCTCGGCGGGCTGGTGGCGCTGGTGGTCACCCGGCGCTCGCGTGGTCGCGCGGAGCGGCGGCTGCGCGGGGCGCTCGACGCCTTCTTCATGCTGCCGCTCGGCGTCTCGGCGGTGACCGTCGGGTTCGGGCTCCTGGTGACCCTCGGGCGCGGCCCGGTCGACCTGCGCGACTCGCCCCTGCTGGTGCCGATCGCGCAGGCGCTGGTGGCGCTGCCGCTGGTGGTGCGCACCCTGGCGCCGGTGCTCGGCGGCATCGACGACCGGCAGCGCCAGGCCGCGGCCGCGCTGGGCGCCGGCCCGCTGCGCACGCTGACCACCGTGGACCTCCCGATCGTGTGGAAGCCGCTGCTCGCCGCGGCTGGCTTCGCCTTCGCGGTCTCCCTCGGCGAGTTCGGGGCGACGTCCTTCCTCGCCCGCGACGACCGGCCCACGGTGCCGGTCGTGATCTTCCGGCTCATCGGCCACCCCGGTGCGATGAACTACGGCATGGCCCTCGCCGCGTCCGTCGTCCTGGCCGCCGTCACCGCCCTGGTGATGCTGGCCGTCGAACGGCTCCGCGTGGGCTCGGTAGGAGCGTTCTAG
- a CDS encoding ABC transporter ATP-binding protein: MLSLRDVSVSYDGEPAVREVSLDLPDGQVLAVLGPSGSGKSTLLRAVAGLEDVTGGTVAWDGRDLARVPTHKRGFALMFQDGQLFAHLSVARNVGYALRLRRVPRAQVAGRVAELLDLVGLGGYGDRLPGTLSGGERQRVALARSLAVEPRLLLLDEPLSALDAGLRERLAADLRRILRAAGTTALLVTHDHEEAFAVADRLAVLRDGRLVQEGEIGQVWRAPADTATALFLGYARVLTGPAAALVLDAAGLPAAPALAVRRSALSADPGGPLSGTVRAARDTPGQVRLVVDVAGVGEIDAVAGLGRPPAPGEAVRLRVDPGRVAVIPG, translated from the coding sequence GTGCTGTCCCTGCGTGACGTCTCGGTCTCCTACGACGGCGAGCCCGCCGTGCGGGAGGTGTCCCTCGACCTGCCCGACGGCCAGGTGCTGGCGGTGCTCGGGCCCTCCGGCAGCGGCAAGTCGACGCTGCTGCGCGCGGTCGCCGGGCTCGAGGACGTCACCGGCGGCACCGTGGCCTGGGACGGCCGCGACCTGGCCCGCGTGCCCACCCACAAGCGCGGCTTCGCGCTGATGTTCCAGGACGGCCAGCTCTTCGCCCACCTCAGCGTCGCGCGCAACGTCGGCTACGCGCTGCGGCTGCGACGCGTCCCCCGCGCCCAGGTGGCCGGCCGGGTCGCCGAGCTGCTCGACCTCGTCGGCCTCGGCGGGTACGGCGACCGGCTGCCCGGCACCCTGTCCGGCGGCGAGCGCCAGCGGGTCGCGCTGGCCCGCTCGCTGGCCGTCGAGCCACGGCTGCTGCTGCTCGACGAGCCGCTCTCCGCCCTGGACGCCGGGCTGCGTGAGCGGCTGGCCGCGGACCTGCGCCGGATCCTGCGCGCCGCCGGCACCACCGCGCTGCTGGTCACCCACGACCACGAGGAGGCGTTCGCGGTCGCCGACCGGCTCGCCGTGCTCCGCGACGGGCGCCTGGTCCAGGAGGGCGAGATCGGCCAGGTCTGGCGCGCGCCGGCCGACACCGCGACCGCGCTCTTCCTCGGCTACGCCCGGGTGCTCACCGGCCCGGCCGCGGCCCTCGTGCTCGACGCCGCCGGCCTGCCGGCCGCGCCGGCTCTCGCCGTACGACGATCGGCGCTGAGCGCGGACCCGGGCGGGCCGCTGTCCGGCACGGTGCGCGCGGCCCGCGACACGCCGGGGCAGGTGCGCCTGGTCGTGGACGTGGCCGGGGTGGGCGAGATCGACGCGGTCGCCGGGCTCGGGCGTCCTCCGGCGCCGGGGGAGGCGGTGCGCCTGCGCGTCGACCCGGGCCGGGTGGCGGTCATCCCGGGCTGA